The genome window ccttgagggcattatgctaagtgaaatccaTCAGAAGCAGAAGGGCAAACACTGTATAATAatctcacttaaatgtggaatctaaaagagctgaactcatagaaacaggagAATTCTAATAGCCATGGATTGAGGGATGGGGAATGGGGAGATGATGGCCAaagggcacaaacttccagttttaaggTGAAAAcctctggggatctaatgtacagcgtGGGGACTAGTGAACAATGttgtattatatatgtaaatattactAAGACAGTAGATCTCAGGTGTcttaaccacacacacacacacacacacaggtaattATGTGGGGAGACGGAGGTGTTGACTAGCCCTACTTtattcatttcacaatatatgcatgCATCAAACCATCTATTGTACACCTTAGACTTACAcaatgctgtatgtcaattacatctcaataaagctggaaaagaattaagggaaggaaaagaagagggaAGAGTAGGAGTAGGTAGGTGTAAACCTGGTTAAAGAGCATAGCAACTTTCTCTTTCCATTACTTGAGACTTTTCTGTAAATTgaaattgcattaaaataaaagattagAAATACCAATCCATGTATCTACCTTACCTGAAAGAGAAATAGCACATACAATATTTAATAGCATTTTAAACATAATCTAATATAATTTGACCTCATCATGAAGAAACAGCTAGGAAAAGATCGTCCAAAAGTAAAGAGTGTCTACAAAAACCTATACCAGTGTCACACCCACTGCtccaatattgaaatattttccttttgtggaGCAACAACAGACAGGTTCCCAGCCTCCCACTGACTCCTCATTAGTGTCCTTTAGTGTCGGTCCGATCTATCACCCAGACGCACTGAGGCAAGAGAAAATAGGACCATTTAGAGATTTCATAGGGAGAATTGAACCTGCCCCtactgctttaaaatatttttaagtatcacCTTCCCTCTGAGTCTAACACAGAATAACCTATTTAATGTCCCAACCCATCCTTGCCAACTAAACTTTTCCTCATCTAtgctctgctttcttctccattTTCCATAGAACATAACACCCTCAAATAAACTAAACAATTTCATAACTTGGTTTTATTTAATGCTCCATTTTTCTCTCCATCATATGCTAGTGTCCATGTTTTGCACAATAATGATCCAGTAGAGCACATGATAGCCTGCACCATTATCAACCTCACTCACCAGATGGCACACTTTTTACAAGGAGGAACCTGCCTTGATCCATCACAGTAACCCAAGTCCACAATCAGGGTTCACTCTTCATGCTGCCAACCCTGCGGGTGGACAGACAGGTAATGGGTCATGTGCATCAGTCACTGTGATGTTATGCAGCATATAGCATATTCATTTTCCCTGCCCCAAAGCCTCTCTTTGCTGTGCCTATTCGTTCCCTCCCCAGACTCCACTGTCCTTGCAGTCACCGATCTTATTAttgtctccacagttttgccttttcctgaatgCCATGTGGTTGGACTCGTGCAGCATGCAGTCTTTgctgattggcttctttcacttgggaacatgcatttaagtttcctccgtGTCTTTGTTCGTGGCTTGACAGCTCAGTTCAGTTTAGCCCTGAATCACGTGCCATCGCCTGGATGTACCTCAGTTTATCACGTTTCCTTTTGTTTGCTGAGCTGCCCTTCCTCTGGCTCCAACGTTTAGAGCCGGCATGACAGCTCCTGCCAAGTGGGAAACGGGGCTTATCTTCCTCACTCAGCTGGGGGTGGGCATCCTTGGGAACTCCTTCCTCCTTTGCCTTTACAAACACGCACTTCTTGCTGGATGCAAGCTGAGGCCCCAGACAGGATTCTCAGCCAACTGGTCTTAGCCAGCTGCTTGGTGCTTCCCTCCAGAGGGATTCCTCAGACAACGGCAGCCATCACATCAAGACACTTCAGGATTGAGGCCCCACGTAAACCCCTCTTCTCTTTCCGCAGGGCAGCTGGAGGGATCTGCCTGGGAACCAGCTCCCTCCTCAGTGTCCCCCAGACCGTGGAGCTCTGCCCCGGTGCCTCCAGGTGGATGGAGCCCAGAGTCGGTGAAGCTCACTGGGTCTCCGGAAGCTCCCTGGCTCCTCTTCCCCACTGCACATCCCACTCAGGCTTGCAGCCCACATCTTCCCGCCTCGCTCTCTTCCACCCCCCAGATGAGGTCAGGGAACCCGGCTTTCTTCCAGTGAGTGACTGCACATAGCAAAATTGATCTCCAGCAGGAAGTAGACACGTGCTATTTGAAACAGAGGGCCCGGGTAGTATGACCAGAGTCTATCATTTGGGGGTCTCCCTCCCCTCTTATTCACCTGACACGATAGTTTCCCGAACTCAAGAAATTCTCCTCCTGGAAGGGTCTCCCCTGgctttaaatgcttttctttctacCTTAAAGCAGGTTTGAGGGTTCAGCTGTACTCTGCACTTCCACGTACTCAGAGCCCGGGGCTGAACCTGAGGCTGGAATCCCTGCGTGGGCCCCAAAGGTCGTGGGATATGGGCACGGAAGCAGCCTCCGAAGTCTGCACGGGGACACCAGGGTGTCGGCTGAGAGCAGCTGTGcgagggcggggcggggcgcgccCAGGGACGAGAGCGCACGTGTGGGGCGCCTGGAACGTGCTCCAGGTCGTGCAGGGGACACAGCGGGGCGGTACCAGAACCCGAGCGGCCAGGGGGGCGCCCCTCCCCGAAGAGCCGGGTCGGGCCGTGGACGCCCCAGCGAGGCCTCACCGAGCGGTAGCAGGGCGCCCTCGGCTTGCTTTTCCATCGGACCATCAAGCCCGGAATCTGACCAAAGCGCCGGGTCCCACTGCTCCCCTTTTCCCGAGGGACCCTGGATCGTTCCTGTCCTCCGCGAGTCGACTGGCTTCGGGGCAGCAGAGCCTCTGAGATTCGCGGCCGCGGGTGATGGGGGACAGGGCGGGCTGGGCGCCGCGGGGAGGGAGGCGGCCGGGTTGGGCCCGCAGAACCCTGGGTTCCGGGGGCCGCGGCACCTCGACCGGGCCTCCATGGCCGCGCCGCGGGGCTGAATCCCCAGCCGCGGCCCCCGAGCCCGCGCTGCCCTCCCCCGGCGAGTCGCCGAGCCACGCCTCTCCCCCCGGCCCCCAGGGGCGCCACCCGCCGGGACCCAGGGCGCCCCGGGGGCCAGCTCCGCGCCCACCACAGCCCGGCCCGCGTCCAACCCACCGCCGACGGCCACCCCAGGGCTCGGCGCCGCCGAAGGGTCCCCGTGTGCGAGTGGAGATGCAGGCGTGAGCCCCGGGCCTGGAGGGCCCCGGTGCAGGCCCTTTGCCGCACACCTGCCGGGACAGCCTCGGGGCATCACGGGACAGCAGGAAGCCGCCTGGACGATATAAACAGCACTGAGGCGTCCTGGACCCCTTGGGGCAGGGGGGCTACCCGCTGCATTGTCTCCCGAGACCCG of Manis pentadactyla isolate mManPen7 chromosome 15 unlocalized genomic scaffold, mManPen7.hap1 SUPER_15_unloc_1, whole genome shotgun sequence contains these proteins:
- the LOC130682291 gene encoding basic proline-rich protein-like codes for the protein MPRGCPGRCAAKGLHRGPPGPGLTPASPLAHGDPSAAPSPGVAVGGGLDAGRAVVGAELAPGAPWVPAGGAPGGRGERRGSATRRGRAARARGPRLGIQPRGAAMEARSRCRGPRNPGFCGPNPAASLPAAPSPPCPPSPAAANLRGSAAPKPVDSRRTGTIQGPSGKGEQWDPALWSDSGLDGPMEKQAEGALLPLDFGGCFRAHIPRPLGPTQGFQPQVQPRALRLAA